From a region of the Alnus glutinosa chromosome 1, dhAlnGlut1.1, whole genome shotgun sequence genome:
- the LOC133858839 gene encoding dirigent protein 11-like, whose product MSNPLTPTSNFFFLIFTITIIYVAYNSPRLQPKQTNLVFYVHDYLTGDDTSAVTVAGKRGPTSSILHFGTMVAVDDPVTEGPGIESKEIGRAQGLYVNSQLDGKGLHMVFSVIFTDGEFKGSSLEIQGADIFSMKEREFGIVSGTGYFRFVKGYGIMETQFMDIANLRAVLKLNVTVKHF is encoded by the coding sequence ATGTCCAATCCTCTAACCCCAACCTCCaacttcttcttcctcatcttCACCATAACCATCATCTACGTGGCCTACAACTCCCCAAGGCTCCAACCCAAGCAAACCAACCTCGTCTTCTACGTGCATGACTACTTAACCGGCGATGACACGTCAGCAGTCACGGTGGCCGGCAAAAGAGGACCCACCTCCAGCATCCTACACTTTGGCACAATGGTAGCCGTCGATGATCCAGTAACAGAGGGCCCCGGCATCGAATCAAAGGAGATAGGCAGGGCTCAAGGCTTGTACGTCAACTCTCAGCTGGATGGCAAAGGCTTGCACATGGTTTTCTCTGTGATTTTCACTGATGGAGAATTCAAAGGGAGTAGTTTGGAAATTCAAGGGGCCGATATTTTTAGTATGAAGGAGCGAGAATTCGGAATTGTATCGGGGACGGGTTATTTTCGGTTTGTGAAGGGGTATGGGATCATGGAGACACAGTTCATGGACATTGCTAATCTTAGAGCTGTTCTTAAGCTTAATGTAACAGTTAAGCActtctaa